Proteins encoded in a region of the Onthophagus taurus isolate NC chromosome 10, IU_Otau_3.0, whole genome shotgun sequence genome:
- the LOC111428412 gene encoding zinc finger protein Noc, whose translation MVVLEGGGMLSSSSNQYLQPDYLSPLPTTLDAKKSPLALLAQTCSQIGADTPSSKPLISPLEKTKKSSSSSDNRTSPASAREKTEKSAPRNSPSETKLAFKPYENITTSKKTEDSRPTSKSSVHNSDAGDSKSDRKSASPANSNTTTPAPENGKTTPSSDRKSTTPSARGASPIIRSGLEILQGHKESPLGSYKPGLPGLTALPGPLGSLCCPPGLEHTNPAFRPPFPGGPFSHHHAMLGYPGTTPGPYLSYARVKTPSGGEALVPVCKDPYCGGCQFSLHNQLMASGQCPSGCSQCDHQKYNLAMAMSLVPPGPVPPSSLSYPQLGRPYVCNWIVGDTYCGKRFVSSDELLQHLRTHTSASDAASVVATSTASSLLNPHSLFSSSALHRYPNPPLSPLSAARYHPYGKPTLPSTLGASPYSAFNPTALGPYYSPYSVYGQRLGSAAVHP comes from the exons atggtagTGTTGGAAGGCGGCGGAATGTTGTCATCTTCAAGTAATCAATATCTTCAACCGGATTATTTATCTCCTTTACCAACAACG TTGGATGCTAAAAAGAGTCCTTTAGCTCTTTTAGCTCAAACCTGCAGTCAAATCGGCGCAGATACACCATCAAGTAAACCCTTGATTTCCCCTcttgaaaaaacaaagaaGTCATCTTCCTCATCTGATAATCGTACTTCTCCGGCTTCAGCAAGAGAGAAGACTGAAAAATCCGCACCTAGGAATAGCCCATCTGAGACTAAGTTAGCATTTAAACCGTACGAGAATATAACTACGTCGAAGAAAACGGAAGATTCCCGTCCTACTTCAAAGTCAAGTGTTCATAATTCTGACGCTGGGGATTCAAAATCTGATAGAAAATCGGCTTCCCCAGCTAATAGTAACACAACAACTCCCGCTCCGGAAAATGGAAAGACCACCCCATCGTCCGACCGCAAAAGTACTACACCGTCGGCAAGAGGAGCCAGTCCGATCATAAGAAGTGGATTAGAAATCCTTCAAGGACACAAAGAATCTCCTTTGGGGAGTTACAAACCGGGATTACCCGGATTAACCGCTTTACCTGGACCTTTGGGATCATTGTGTTGCCCTCCCGGATTAGAACATACAAATCCGGCTTTTAGGCCTCCGTTTCCCGGCGGTCCGTTTTCACATCATCATGCTATGTTAGGATATCCTGGTACAACACCTGGACCTTATTTGAGTTACGCCCGTGTTAAAACTCCGTCCGGTGGTGAAGCCTTAGTACCAGTGTGCAAAGACCCTTATTGTGGCGGTTGCCAATTCAGCTTACATAATCAGCTGATGGCCAGTGGACAGTGTCCTAGTGGTTGTTCTCAGTGTGACCATCAAAAGTACAATTTGGCAATGGCCATGTCTTTAGTGCCACCGGGTCCAGTTCCGCCATCATCACTTTCTTACCCACAACTTGGAAGACCTTACGTTTGTAATTGGATCGTAGGAGATACTTATTGCGGAAAAAGGTTTGTCTCATCCGATGAACTTTTACAACATTTAAGAACGCACACAAGCGCGTCGGATGCGGCTTCAGTAGTAGCCACATCAACAGCTTCTTCTCTACTAAATCCGCATTCGTTATTCTCATCATCGGCGTTACACAGATATCCGAATCCGCCGTTAAGCCCACTTTCAGCAGCAAGGTATCATCCGTATGGAAAACCAACGTTACCATCAACTTTGGGAGCGTCTCCATACAGCGCTTTCAATCCGACGGCACTCGGACCTTACTATTCGCCATATTCAGTTTATGGACAGAGGTTAGGTTCCGCCGCGGTtcatccataa
- the LOC139431493 gene encoding uncharacterized protein: MSILSVSDKLEFDNSLVRLQYHNHLPYSSNSFNNSDEIRIAIQQQDIYTLPSQSFIYVQGKLLKGDGTVDKDAKLTVNPVAHMFSEIRFECGGNVIDRVRNPGIASTLKNLCSLTRSEYYHSSNAGFEYLNIKINETTGDFDFCVPLKYFLGFAEDYNKILINLRQELVLVRSNSDNNVIECPTPNMKIIINKIVWKVPHVSVADVERLKLLEHIEQGIELYMGFRSFDLHEYPSLPKSKQHSWTIKTSTQLEKPRYLILGFQTNRKDDAKVSASLFDHCNLTDMKVFLNSEKYPYEPLHLNFKTGQIAVLYEMYCNFAKSYYDRELAEPMFNRDTFLANTPIIVIDCSRQNDILNVGTVDIRIEFETSEDIPNNTTLYCLILHDRVFKYVPLTGMINQI; encoded by the coding sequence atgagcATCTTAAGCGTTTCGGACAAGCTTGAATTTGATAATTCACTTGTGAGGCTTCAGTATCATAATCATTTACCTTACTCATCAAATTCGTTTAACAATAGTGATGAAATACGTATTGCAATCCAACAACAGGACATTTACACATTACCAAGCCAATCGTTTATTTACGTACAAGGGAAACTATTGAAAGGTGATGGAACCGTTGATAAAGATGCAAAATTAACAGTAAATCCAGTCGCTCATATGTTTAGTGAAATACGATTTGAATGTGGAGGTAATGTAATTGATAGAGTTAGAAATCCAGGAATAGCTAgcacattaaaaaatctttgttcGTTAACAAGGTCTGAATACTATCATTCTTCTAACGCTggttttgaatatttaaacattaagaTAAATGAAACTACAggtgattttgatttttgtgttCCCTTGAAATACTTTCTTGGTTTTGCTGAAGACTATAATAAAATCCTGATAAATCTACGTCAAGAATTGGTGTTAGTACGCAGTAATTCAGATAATAATGTCATTGAATGTCCTACACCTAATAtgaagattattattaataaaattgtgtgGAAGGTACCACACGTGTCGGTGGCTGATGTAGAACGATTGAAACTTTTAGAGCATATAGAACAAGGAATTGAATTATATATGGGATTTCGTTCATTTGATTTACATGAGTATCCATCATTACCAAAAAGTAAACAGCACTCATGGACAATTAAAACATCTACACAATTGGAAAAACCTCGTTACTTAATATTAGGATTTCAAACCAATAGAAAAGATGATGCAAAAGTTTCAGCATCTCTATTTGATCATTGTAATTTAACAGATATGAAAGTGTTCTTAAATAGTGAAAAATATCCCTATGAAccattacatttaaattttaaaactggtCAAATTGCAGTTTTATATGAAATGTATTGTAACTTTGCAAAGTCCTATTACGATCGAGAGCTTGCAGAACCAATGTTTAACAGAGACACATTTTTAGCAAATACACCGATTATTGTTATTGATTGTTCACgacaaaatgatattttaaatgttggaACCGTTGATATTCGCATTGAATTTGAAACGAGCGAAGATATACCTAATAATACTACCCTTTACTGTTTAATCTTGCATGATCGTGTTTTCAAATATGTTCCTCTAACTGGTATGATTAATCAAATATAG
- the LOC139431494 gene encoding uncharacterized protein, with the protein MFSCEKCQQVFSLKCNLNRHMRNKHCVGLQLICSICQKKFRRQDAFVQHQRSIHGIEPQRKDPLPNLIQNSTHRDFDESAASTSASKSKIKLTNKLCDVCGKFFSSHATLAAHLRSEHITSIEKDVEQVSTCYKNRVACYKIGGVEADDDIPSYLTRSRETVRRLINNYISDIRGLVKAQIELLAVFIKSSFNENGEEGVIASMKNFNTKFKVITSITFEEIYDKMIRDIIKQSEDFQEQGSGWAFFSVSHLLLNVNKFQPIPGSSYIRLPSEIINKKACINIKNNDNACFAWCLTAALHPAQISKVRTSSYPHYSQVLNLEGITFPVHLKDISKIETLNNLSINVYELVFDSINYTYNVEGPIHFTKNRRDTHVNLLYLFNNGIGHFVLIKNLSRLISKHIANHNGAIRLCDGCLTRFSSADKLSRHQQYDCNHITTILPSKNLKSIPNFMGNLMPENILEFNNYKNTQMVPFVIYADFESILKPIEHCEPDFSKSFTEKVDIHQPYSFAYYIVSTVDGTCCKFETYTGLDCPKVFILKLMEDVRYIYHKYIKYVKPMTPLTVEEQVAFEATYICHICKTPFGEDVVKVHDHCHITGKYRGPAHVVCNLNFKIPKFIPVFLHNFSCYDAHLFVKEMADIEDVNGIDVLPNNKEKYISFSKSVLVDQIQNQSRFENRFMKLRFLDSFRFMASSLDSLSSNLVEEDFVHVRKFFPCNKQFQLLKRKGIFPYGYIDSLEKLSETSLPQISGFFNKLSFENITDKDYLHAQTVWQTFQCQNLKDYSDLYLKTDVLLLADVFEKFRRVCFETYGLDPAHYYTTPGLTWDAMLKFTKIKLELLTDVDQVHFIKKGIRGGISQCSLRHAKANNKYMDNYDSNSPSKFLMYWDANNLYGWAMSQPMPYGDFKWLDDTEIQNLNLNHVSDEADYGYILDVDIEYPHYLHDIHNDLPFLAENICPPNSSNSESEKRLIPNLFNKKNYIVHYRNLKHAIAHGLKVLKVNRVLSFKQSAWLKPYIDMNTKLRQSAKNDFERDFFKLMNNSVFGKTMENVDKRVDVRLITSWDDICGKGRSKPGARSLIAKLNFKNIKIFTETFSAIQMERLRVVYNKPIYVGFTVLEISKLLMYEFYYNFLKPKYNEAIRLCYMDTDSFTVHINTDDLYEDIKLNLDKFDTSNYHLDNQFKIPLKNKAVLGLMKDENCGRIMTDFIGLRSKMYANRVIDGRVTKKAKGVKKAVVKHKIKFENYFDCLTLKNTMFAKQILFRSCNHTVYTVLQNKLVLSPYDAKRFIKDDGIDTLAWGHNRIVSSSSSEGTLQTLKP; encoded by the coding sequence atgttttcttgtgAAAAATGTCAACAagtgttttcattaaaatgcAATTTGAATCGACATATGCGTAATAAGCATTGTGTCGGACTGCAACTCATATGCtcaatatgtcaaaaaaaattcagGCGACAAGATGCCTTTGTTCAACATCAGAGAAGTATCCATGGTATTGAACCTCAACGAAAAGATCCACtaccaaatttaatacaaaattcaaCACATCGAGATTTCGATGAATCAGCAGCAAGTACGTCAGCTTCGAAAAGtaagattaaattaacaaataaactaTGTGACGTATGTGGAAAGTTCTTCTCATCTCACGCAACCCTTGCGGCACATCTTCGATCAGAACACATAACATCTATCGAAAAGGATGTTGAGCAAGTATCAACGTGTTACAAAAATCGTGTTGCCTGCTATAAAATTGGGGGAGTTGAAGCCGACGATGATATTCCATCATACCTCACAAGATCCCGAGAAACGGTTCGTAGacttataaacaattatattaGTGATATTAGAGGATTAGTTAAAGCTCAAATTGAACTATTGgctgtttttataaaatccagCTTTAATGAAAACGGTGAAGAGGGAGTGATAGCCTCCATGAAGAAtttcaatacaaaatttaaagtaattacGTCTATAACCTTCGAGGAAATTTACGATAAGATGATTAGAGATATTATAAAACAGAGTGAGGATTTCCAGGAGCAAGGTTCTGGATGGGCTTTCTTCTCCGTATCACACCTTTTGCTTAACGTTAACAAATTCCAACCAATACCTGGATCATCATATATTCGTTTACCTtcggaaattattaataaaaaagccTGTATCAATATAAAGAATAATGATAACGCTTGTTTTGCATGGTGTTTGACGGCGGCTCTTCATCCCGCTCAAATAAGTAAGGTTCGTACTTCAAGCTATCCTCATTACTCTCAAGTGCTAAATTTAGAAGGTATAACGTTTCCCGTTCATTTAAAAGATATATCcaaaatagaaactttaaataatttaagtattaaCGTTTACGAATTAGTTTTTGATTCCATTAATTATACCTACAATGTGGAAGGACCCattcattttactaaaaatagaCGAGATACACATgtgaatttattatatttatttaataatggaATAGggcattttgttttaatcaaaaatttatcacgACTTATTTCTAAGCATATAGCAAATCATAACGGCGCAATACGTCTTTGCGACGGGTGTTTAACTCGGTTTTCATCTGCCGACAAATTATCTAGACATCAACAATACGATTGCAACCATATAACGACCATTTTACCATcgaagaatttaaaatcaataccCAATTTTATGGGAAATTTAATGCcggaaaatattttggaatttaataattataaaaatactcaAATGGTTCCATTTGTTATTTACGctgattttgaatcaattttaaaaccaatCGAGCATTGTGAACCCGATTTCTCCAAGTCTTTTACAGAAAAAGTTGACATACATCAACCATACAGTTTTGCATACTATATCGTTTCTACTGTAGATGGTACTTGTTGTAAATTTGAAACCTATACCGGCCTCGACTGTCCCaaagttttcattttaaaattaatggaagATGTTAGATAtatttatcacaaatatataaaatatgtaaaaccCATGACCCCCTTAACTGTTGAAGAACAAGTTGCATTTGAAGCAACATACATTTGTCACATCTGTAAAACACCTTTTGGAGAAGATGTAGTTAAGGTGCATGATCATTGTCATATAACTGGTAAATATAGGGGCCCAGCCCATGTTGTATGTAatcttaactttaaaattcccAAATTTATCCCTGTATTCCTACATAATTTCAGCTGTTATGATGcacatttatttgttaaagAGATGGCTGACATTGAGGATGTCAATGGTATTGATGTTTTacctaataataaagaaaaatatataagtttCAGTAAAAGCGTGCTAGTTGATCAGATACAGAATCAATCCCGTTTTGAAAATCGGTTCATGAAATTACGTTTTTTGGATTCATTTCGATTTATGGCATCCTCACTCGATTCATTGTCGAGTAATCTTGTAGAGGAGGATTTCGTTCATGTACGAAAATTTTTCCCATGTAATAAgcaatttcaattattaaagagAAAGGGTATATTTCCCTATGGCTATATAGATTCACTTGAAAAATTAAGTGAAACATCATTACCACAAATATCTGggttttttaacaaattaagttttgaaaatataactGATAAAGATTATTTACACGCTCAAACAGTTTGGCAAACATTTcagtgtcaaaatttaaaagattactCTGACCTATACCTCAAGACCGATGTTCTTTTGTTAGcagatgtttttgaaaaatttagacGCGTTTGTTTTGAAACTTATGGATTGGACCCAGCACATTATTACACCACACCAGGACTCACTTGGGAtgcaatgttaaaatttacaaaaattaaacttgaATTATTGACTGATGTAGATCAAGtccatttcattaaaaaaggcATTCGTGGGGGTATTTCGCAGTGCTCATTACGTCATGCTAaagctaataataaatatatggaTAATTATGACTCCAATTCTCCTTCGAAATTTCTAATGTATTGGGACGCTAACAATTTGTATGGTTGGGCAATGTCACAACCGATGCCCTATGGAGACTTTAAATGGTTAGATGATactgaaattcaaaatttaaatttgaatcatGTATCCGATGAAGCTGATTATGGTTACATTTTGGATGTTGATATTGAATATCCTCATTATTTACACGATATACACAATGATCTACCTTTTCTCGCAGAAAACATATGTCCTCCCAACAGCAGTAACAGTGAGAGCGAGAAAAGattaattccaaatttatttaacaagaaaaattatattgttcattatagaaatttaaagcaCGCTATAGCTCACGGTCTCAAAGTTTTGAAAGTAAATAGAGTTTTATCCTTTAAACAATCTGCGTGGTTGAAACCTTATATTGATATGAACACAAAATTACGTCAATCcgctaaaaatgattttgaaagagacttttttaaactaatgAATAATTCGGTATTTGGAAAGACGATGGAAAACGTGGATAAAAGAGTTGATGTTCGGTTAATTACAAGTTGGGATGACATTTGCGGAAAAGGTAGGTCAAAACCCGGAGCTCGCAGTCTAATCGctaagttaaattttaaaaatattaagatttttacTGAAACATTTTCGGCAATTCAAATGGAGCGACTTCGTGTTGTTTACAACAAACCTATATACGTTGGTTTTACAGttttagaaatttcaaaattgttaatgtatgaattctattataattttttaaaacctaaaTATAATGAAGCAATTCGATTGTGTTATATGGATACGGACAGCTTCACTGTACATATTAACACCGATGACCTATATgaagatattaaattaaatttagataaatttgacaCCTCGAATTACCATCTGGATAATCAATTTAAGATCCCGCTTAAAAATAAAGCCGTATTAGGTCTTATGAAAGATGAGAATTGCGGTAGAATTATGACGGACTTTATAGGGTTACGATCGAAAATGTATGCAAATCGTGTTATTGATGGTCGTGTTACAAAAAAAGCTAAAGGTGTAAAAAAAGCTGTtgtgaaacataaaattaaatttgaaaattatttcgattgtttaactttgaaaaacaCTATGTttgcaaaacaaattttatttagaagttGTAATCACACCGTATACACggtattacaaaataaattggtccTTTCACCGTACGATGCCAAGAGATTTATTAAAGATGATGGTATAGATACGTTAGCTTGGGGTCATAACCGTATTGttagtagtagtagtagtgAGGGTACATTACAAACTCTTAAACCTTAA